In the Salinirubrum litoreum genome, one interval contains:
- a CDS encoding DUF1648 domain-containing protein has product MVAFGRTDLLSVALVAGTLVVGLVLLPTLPPTVAVHFSASGTPDNYVPRLVGVVSVPAIMVGVLGVLKVAERVDTPNDPRTMPTVTVATMGLLAGAHLLVLGWNLGYAVPMSVVVGGAVLWSLALAAYVVVRETTAI; this is encoded by the coding sequence ATGGTCGCGTTCGGTCGTACCGATCTCCTCTCGGTCGCCCTCGTCGCCGGTACTCTCGTCGTCGGTCTGGTACTCCTCCCGACGCTGCCGCCGACCGTCGCGGTCCACTTCTCCGCCAGTGGAACGCCGGACAACTACGTGCCGCGTCTCGTCGGCGTGGTGTCGGTGCCGGCCATCATGGTCGGTGTCTTGGGCGTCCTGAAAGTCGCCGAGCGCGTCGACACGCCGAACGACCCCCGGACGATGCCGACCGTGACCGTCGCCACGATGGGACTGCTCGCCGGAGCCCACCTGCTCGTGCTCGGCTGGAACCTCGGCTACGCGGTCCCGATGTCGGTCGTGGTCGGCGGTGCGGTGTTGTGGTCGCTGGCCCTCGCGGCCTACGTCGTCGTCCGCGAGACGACAGCGATCTGA
- a CDS encoding twin-arginine translocation signal domain-containing protein, protein MNRRSFLGATALAGASLLAGCSADFGTPTPRPAPRFGYSVYNADTSRRTVLLTLRGGATDDSPGTASGESEPVDPDVDFDTDLPLIDRWEFPLDPGVQIGFGDYEVEPGRYLLQVDYDDDSRSQSPWVTANCPVLRVRETIDSPTHITTHVTCSDE, encoded by the coding sequence ATGAACCGTCGCTCGTTCCTCGGAGCTACCGCGCTGGCCGGCGCGTCCCTCCTCGCTGGCTGCTCGGCCGACTTCGGCACGCCCACACCTCGGCCAGCCCCCCGATTCGGCTACTCGGTCTACAACGCCGACACGAGCAGACGAACCGTCCTGTTGACGCTCCGGGGGGGGGCGACAGACGACTCGCCCGGGACCGCCTCCGGCGAGTCCGAACCGGTCGACCCCGACGTGGACTTCGACACCGACCTGCCGCTGATCGACCGCTGGGAGTTCCCGCTGGACCCCGGTGTCCAGATCGGCTTCGGCGACTACGAGGTCGAACCGGGTCGGTACCTCCTCCAGGTGGACTACGACGACGACAGTCGGAGCCAGTCGCCGTGGGTGACGGCCAACTGTCCGGTCCTGCGCGTCCGGGAGACGATCGACTCGCCGACACACATCACGACGCACGTCACCTGCAGCGACGAGTGA
- a CDS encoding sulfatase family protein: protein MQPNVVVIVADALRADRVGTRGLTPNLDALASRSATFTEAFSTTNVTDVAVTSIQTGRYPLSHGVVNHGFRITDEEKAAVETTGQLPELLSDAGYRTGKFGRPLGRWHRNGFDHYPVTGERETAFDESDETKYSDIGTRLDAIHPTLRDLGSTAYQRVLEPTRERLFGARNDVGDDYFDDTPDEVVRDFDAFVGESGPCYAFVHLMDTHVPYAVDPNLVREYLDRYDYEVERLHGVAEHVPTHFHDLVTSGAFPEVRERYYFGDDQPSSAVVSAHYDAAVTEVDRRIGALIDVLDARDQFENTLLVVLSDHGESLTEHGIYYDHHGLYDVSTRIPFVVNPPNYSGTPATFDDLVQLTDVAPTVLDYLDLDPVPEMDGLSLRPTLDAGEPLDRSVVLAEEAHTQRRRMLRTREEKLIYLVEGDTVCRYCGVQHAPATELYDLRTDREERHNLASERPERVTDLRAQAEEMATVLAERRGETSEETVEYDDEAEIHDRLEALGYR, encoded by the coding sequence ATGCAACCGAACGTCGTCGTGATCGTCGCCGACGCGCTCCGAGCCGACCGTGTCGGCACGCGTGGCTTGACGCCGAACCTCGACGCGCTCGCCTCGCGGTCGGCGACCTTCACCGAGGCCTTCAGCACGACGAACGTGACCGACGTGGCGGTGACGAGCATCCAGACCGGCCGTTACCCTCTCTCACACGGCGTCGTCAACCACGGCTTCCGGATCACCGACGAGGAGAAGGCGGCCGTCGAGACGACCGGCCAACTCCCCGAACTCCTCTCCGACGCCGGCTACCGAACCGGGAAGTTCGGCCGCCCGCTCGGTCGCTGGCACCGGAACGGGTTCGATCACTACCCTGTCACGGGCGAACGTGAGACGGCCTTCGACGAGTCCGACGAGACGAAGTACAGTGATATCGGCACGCGCCTCGACGCCATCCACCCCACGCTCCGTGATCTCGGGTCGACCGCGTACCAGCGTGTTCTCGAACCGACGCGTGAACGCCTGTTCGGTGCCCGAAACGACGTCGGCGACGACTACTTCGACGACACTCCCGACGAGGTCGTCCGAGACTTCGACGCGTTCGTCGGGGAGTCGGGCCCGTGCTACGCCTTCGTCCACCTGATGGACACCCACGTCCCCTACGCCGTCGATCCGAACCTCGTCCGGGAGTATCTGGACCGATACGACTACGAAGTAGAGCGACTCCACGGGGTCGCCGAACACGTCCCGACGCACTTTCACGACCTCGTGACCAGCGGCGCGTTTCCGGAGGTTCGAGAGCGCTACTACTTCGGTGACGATCAGCCGTCTTCGGCGGTCGTCAGCGCACACTACGACGCGGCCGTGACCGAGGTGGACCGCCGCATCGGCGCGCTGATCGACGTGCTCGACGCCCGTGACCAGTTCGAGAACACGCTGCTGGTCGTGCTCTCGGACCACGGCGAGTCACTGACCGAACACGGCATCTACTACGATCACCACGGCCTCTACGACGTGTCGACCCGCATCCCGTTCGTCGTCAACCCGCCGAATTACTCGGGCACGCCGGCGACGTTCGACGACCTCGTCCAACTCACCGACGTCGCACCGACCGTGCTCGACTACCTCGATCTCGATCCCGTCCCGGAGATGGACGGCCTGTCCCTGCGGCCGACACTCGACGCCGGCGAACCCCTCGACAGGTCGGTCGTCCTCGCCGAGGAGGCACACACACAAAGACGGCGGATGCTCCGGACGCGCGAGGAGAAACTGATCTACCTCGTCGAAGGGGACACCGTCTGCCGGTACTGCGGTGTCCAGCACGCCCCGGCGACGGAACTGTACGATCTCCGGACCGATCGCGAGGAACGACACAATCTGGCGAGCGAGCGCCCAGAGCGCGTCACAGACCTCCGAGCGCAGGCCGAGGAGATGGCGACTGTCCTCGCCGAGCGCCGGGGTGAGACGAGCGAGGAGACGGTCGAGTACGACGACGAGGCCGAGATTCACGACCGTCTCGAGGCACTCGGCTACCGGTAA
- a CDS encoding VOC family protein — MELDHVTVAGRDLDALQRAFAAAGLPPTAGGDHDNGVTHMATVPFLDGVYLELIASRDLDRTAPWWDAAIRHDAGPSAWAIRSDDIDADVARLRDRGLAVTDPETFSRVRPDGVELSWDLAVVGSDEPDRSAPGGLCPFLVSDHTPREARVGDPLDPDSAGVPATGVAEVVVGVADLDEAVTTLREGFDLGAPQVDDDPTFGRVAQFPDAPVSVASGPDWIAQRCDRFGPIPCAYLLEATGSHEATGAPVNGSPTPDDSTERSWFGRRSRPVSGLPESVRLFTVR; from the coding sequence ATGGAACTCGATCACGTGACGGTCGCCGGCCGTGACCTCGATGCGCTCCAGCGAGCCTTCGCCGCCGCCGGACTCCCGCCCACTGCCGGCGGGGACCACGACAACGGCGTCACGCACATGGCGACCGTCCCGTTTCTGGACGGCGTCTACCTTGAACTGATCGCATCGCGTGACCTCGACCGCACCGCGCCGTGGTGGGACGCCGCCATCCGACACGACGCCGGGCCGTCCGCGTGGGCGATCCGCTCCGACGACATCGACGCCGACGTGGCGCGACTCCGCGACCGGGGACTCGCTGTCACAGACCCGGAGACGTTCAGCCGCGTGCGGCCCGACGGCGTGGAACTCTCGTGGGACCTCGCGGTCGTCGGCAGCGACGAGCCGGATCGGTCGGCACCGGGGGGTCTCTGTCCGTTCCTCGTCAGCGACCACACCCCACGCGAGGCGCGCGTCGGCGACCCACTCGACCCCGACTCGGCCGGCGTTCCCGCGACCGGAGTCGCGGAGGTCGTCGTCGGCGTCGCCGACCTCGACGAGGCGGTCACCACGCTCCGCGAGGGGTTCGACCTCGGCGCGCCGCAGGTCGACGACGACCCGACGTTCGGCCGGGTCGCGCAGTTCCCCGACGCCCCGGTCTCGGTCGCGTCGGGTCCCGACTGGATCGCCCAACGGTGTGACCGGTTCGGTCCGATCCCGTGTGCCTACCTGCTGGAGGCGACCGGTTCACACGAGGCGACCGGCGCACCGGTGAACGGTTCGCCCACTCCGGACGACAGTACAGAACGGTCGTGGTTCGGTCGGCGCAGTCGTCCGGTTTCGGGCCTCCCCGAGTCGGTGCGACTGTTCACTGTAAGGTGA
- a CDS encoding glucose-6-phosphate isomerase — translation MQVDIGNVLSATPGVSRDGLERLDDDVAVAHERIETGRADAEHGYASLNLPETVDTDAIRQAVSRFDDPEAIVTVGIGGSALGSATIDAVVGGDAETYYLDNVDPEATTSLLESLPLSETVVNVVSRSGTTAETLANFLVVREAMADAGVDWADRTLVTTGESGNLRELADQHDLPALDVPDGVPGRFSALSTVGLAVPALQGADLDAIVAGARAEADRLSGSLFESPAYAYGATSYALTQRGASVNAFVPYTESLEYFAEWFAQLWAESLGKDGLGQTPARALGATDQHSQLQLYRAGPHDKQVTLLRPRERDDHGIPETDLEGLSYLGGSSLGDLLDAEFEATEASLAAAGVPNVRIEVDRVDAQGIGELLYAMEAACVLYGELANVSTFTQPAVEWGKKAARGLLGGGDFAEADAVADKTRLVID, via the coding sequence ATGCAAGTAGACATCGGCAACGTGCTGTCGGCGACCCCCGGCGTCTCGCGTGACGGCCTGGAGCGACTGGACGACGACGTGGCGGTCGCCCACGAGCGCATCGAGACGGGACGCGCGGACGCGGAACACGGCTACGCGAGTCTGAACCTCCCGGAGACGGTCGATACGGACGCTATCCGACAGGCCGTCTCGCGGTTCGACGATCCCGAAGCGATCGTCACGGTCGGCATCGGCGGGTCGGCGCTCGGCTCTGCGACGATCGACGCAGTCGTCGGCGGTGACGCCGAGACGTACTACCTCGACAACGTGGACCCCGAGGCGACGACCAGCCTCCTCGAGTCGCTCCCCCTCTCGGAGACGGTCGTCAACGTCGTCTCCCGGTCCGGCACGACCGCCGAGACGCTGGCGAACTTCCTCGTCGTCCGCGAGGCGATGGCCGACGCCGGCGTGGACTGGGCCGACCGGACACTCGTCACGACCGGCGAGTCCGGCAACCTCAGGGAACTGGCCGACCAGCACGACCTGCCCGCACTCGACGTGCCAGACGGTGTGCCGGGACGCTTCTCGGCGCTCTCGACGGTCGGTCTCGCGGTGCCGGCGTTGCAGGGTGCCGATCTGGACGCGATCGTGGCGGGCGCGCGGGCCGAGGCGGATCGGCTCTCGGGGTCGCTGTTCGAGTCGCCGGCGTACGCCTACGGCGCGACGAGTTACGCACTCACCCAGCGCGGGGCGTCGGTCAACGCGTTCGTGCCCTACACCGAGTCGCTGGAGTACTTCGCGGAGTGGTTCGCGCAACTGTGGGCCGAGAGTCTCGGGAAGGACGGACTCGGGCAGACGCCGGCCCGTGCGCTCGGCGCGACCGACCAGCACTCCCAACTGCAACTGTACCGCGCCGGCCCCCACGACAAACAGGTGACGTTGCTCCGGCCCCGCGAGCGCGACGATCACGGGATTCCCGAGACCGATCTGGAGGGCCTGTCGTACCTCGGCGGGTCGTCGCTCGGCGACCTGCTTGACGCGGAGTTCGAGGCGACCGAGGCGAGTCTCGCGGCGGCGGGTGTCCCGAACGTCCGGATCGAGGTGGACCGCGTGGACGCCCAGGGTATCGGCGAACTGCTGTACGCGATGGAGGCCGCCTGCGTGCTGTACGGCGAACTGGCGAACGTCTCGACGTTCACGCAACCGGCGGTCGAGTGGGGGAAGAAGGCCGCCCGCGGACTGCTCGGCGGCGGCGACTTCGCGGAGGCCGACGCCGTGGCCGACAAGACCCGACTCGTGATCGACTGA